The Diceros bicornis minor isolate mBicDic1 chromosome 31, mDicBic1.mat.cur, whole genome shotgun sequence genomic sequence CACACTGGGCCCAGAGGGCAGGGCTCCCTCACTGCCTTGTCTAAGGCCCTCCAATTGCTTCTCCACAGTGTCTTCACACAGGaggccaggggcccagcacagcgACCTATCAGCTGACTACACCCCCACAAAATAGAGGCGCCCGGAAGGTCTAGAATAAGGTGGCAAGCCTGGCTGGGAGGTGTGAAGCCTGGTTCTGCGAAGACCCTGCAGCAGGGCCTCGTTCGGGAGGATCCACTTCTGCAGCTGTTTCTCTCCTTGTGAAATGAGTCCGAGTACAGTCTCCCTTCCAGGCAGTACCAGGAAGAGAGGacggaaagaggaaaaagaagcgAGAGCCAAAGGCCTGAGGCTGAGGAGGCAAGGCTGGGGACGGCGAGCCCAGGAGTACCTGGTCAGTGACATCGTACACCACGATGATGCCGTGAGCCCCCCGGTAGTAGCTGGAAGTGATCGTCCGGAACCGCTCCTGACCTGCCGTGTCCCACTACAAGACAGGAGGAGAGAAGGGCTAGtcagccctgggctccacgcccagagcccccccccccccccccccagcagaTGCCTCTGCACCAGGGACGTGGAGAAGAGCGACACGCACGATCTGAAGTTTGATGGTTTTGCCATCCAGCTCAATGGTTCGGATCTTGAAGTCCACCCCGATGGTACTGATGTAGCTCTCTGTGTATGTGTCATCCTGGAAGATGGGAGGCCAGCGAAATGGGCTGAGCGAACAGGCCTGAGGCCCATTTGGACTATGTCCCTCCagttccccaccccagccccagttCTCAGCaccccaacttgccagccctgtgcccTTTTTCAGTCAGATACTGGCACATCCTGCAACTTCATCCTTGGTCCCCCAGGATGTGCTCTGAGCTGCCCCCTCTCCCTCCGGCCACCAGCCAGGACCCCAGATGGATGCTAGGGGAGGCTTCTTACTCACAGCAAACCGCAGGAGCAGGCATGACTTGCCCACGCCCGAGTCACCAATCAAAAGCAGCTTAAACAGGTAGTCACTGGAGAGAAAGGATGGGAAGACATGAAGGAAGGCAGGGAGCCCACTCGCCATCACCCTGGAGTCACAACTATAGCATTCTCCCACACTTCAAGGCATGCCCCGGTTTAGAGTACTAAGGTGCTCACAAGATCCTCCCACAAATCCTGGGAGAGGGAGAGCTGACCACCCCCCATAACACAGCCGACCCAAAGGGCTGAGTCtgaattcccactttacagagaagggaacagagagggacatgaCTTGCCAACGATCACAACCAGTTAGGTGACAAAACTGGGCGTCCCACCCTGACTCCTAACAGACTCCACGGTCTGGGGTCCAGTAGGGGCTATTTAGGGAACCCCTCCTACACTGCCCTGTGGGGTACCTAGCTTGGCAGGCTCTAGAAGTGGAAGCCAGGGCTCGGCCTAGAACTTGTTAAGTGAATGTCTGTGTAACAAGCCTGGTACGAAGCCTCTAAGAAGAGGTGGTCGACAAGAGACCATGGTAACGGCAGTTACCAGGTATGGAGTTCCTACttgggcctggccctgtgctaagcacttcaaACACATCATCTCCTTTAAGCCTCACAACTGTCCAATGAAGTGGGTGCTGTTATTTCAACTGATGAGGAAACCAGAGGTCCAagaagggaagtgacttgccctaaGTTACTTTAAGACTGGAAACCAGGTTCAGACTCCAGAATCTCTGTGAGGCTCTGTGAGAGCCTCTGTCCCCCTTATAATCCAGCTCAGAGCTTCACCCTTCCCCAAGGAAATGTGAGGCCTGGATCTGGAGGTAAAAAAGGAAGGGGCAGAAGAAGATAACTGACATTTAGGGAAAACTATCAACGAGCAGTCTGGGGCAGAGATGTGGGCCACCCACCCGGAGGGGGAGTGACCAAGAAGTGAGGAGAGTTTGAGGAACAGAGAACCCCACTGGAAGGGGAGAACAAATGCCACATTCATCTGAACTTCACCAGCAGTGAAGGGAAGGGGTGTGCCGGTGGCACCGGGGGCCTCGAAAGGTGAGGAAGGGCGGGAAGGGACCGGCCGCCGGGAGCGGCAGGGCAGCTTGACCCAGGCAAGGGACGAAGCGGCAGGACCGGAGGACCTGCAGGAGCGCGACCCCGAGCGGCGCCTCCGGGCCTGCCGCGTCTGCCCGGCCGTGTGCCGGCCCGGGAACCGGATTCCGGGAGAACGGGAAGAGCAAAAATATTTACGGCCCGACCTAAAGGGCCCGAGTCCGGACCGAGACCAGAAATTATCTGGTGACCGCCTCCAAAACGCCGGGACCGCCGTCAGCACCCAGACCGCCACTCTCAAGcagcaggtggggaaactgaggctggagagacCGGGGCTGCAGGATCATCTAACCGATAAGGCCTGGTAAGGTCGGTGCCTCGGGCTCCAACTGGTGCCCCTCGAACTCGCAGTCTCCGGGCACTGGGTGCAAGAACTCGGGGTGTCGAGCCGGGGTCCTGGGGCCCCCGGGGGGAGGGGCAGAACCCggatgtggggggggggggtcagcgGAAGAGAGACCCGGATGTGGGGGCGCCGCGCAGTCCCGACCCAGGCTGGACAACCCCAGTAAGCGTACAGCCCCGTACTCGGGATCGAGGCTGCGCCGGACGGCGCGGGCGGAGCTCACTCACTATTCGGGGTTCATGGCGGCGGCAGCGGCCCGCTCGGTCGCTCCCAGTCGGCTCTGCTCCGCCTCCCGTTCCAAGATGGTAGCTGCTCCGCCCCAGAAGCCCCGCCCGCGACGCGCAGGCGCAAACATTCCGGGCTTGGGCCTCGCCGCGTTGCTTCTCGGAACTTGTAGTCTCCGTGCGTCATCCAGCTCACCCCCGCTGCGCAGGCGTACACCGAAGAGCCCGAGCCTCCTAGCCCAACCCCCATGGTTGCCGCGCATTGCCTTCTGGGGCTTGTAGTTCGCTCCCTACACGTACCTGAGCTTGAGGACTGCGTTCGGGAGCCTAACTGCGTCCCGGCGTTGGAAGCTCAGTTTAGTGCTGGGGTTGATACGTTTCACGTCTGTCTGACAGAGGTAGTCATCCCTACCCGCCCAGGCCCCGGAGTTGGTGAGCATTAGTAAAAGTTCCTTTATCCAGGGTTCTTCGTGTGCTGGCGCTCCTAACTCAAAGCCGCAGCCCCAGGAGGAAGTTGTGATCacccacattttatagatgaaaaaatcatCGCTCAAGGTCCAACAGCTTAGTGAGGGGTAGAGCTCAATCAAAGCTCTCGGTTTCTAGATCCTCAGAGATGAAGGTTGTTAGAAAACAACCTGAACCTGTGGGGCCCCCAAACAGTTCCGGGATAGGGGCGGAGTAGATACTGCGCGGGAGCAGACGTGagcgacacacacacacacgcattcaCCCGCAGCCTCTCCCGACCCCATCCCCAACCTGGAGACGCTGGCAGCCCTCGGCCTCCGCCCGAAAACAAGCCCGGCTCAGTTTCAAACCGTCTTTATTTCTACAGCAACATTTGAAAATAGAGAGCGACCGCCTCACCCCCAACTGGGGCAGCCCTTCCTGCCACAGGAGGCCATCGCTGCCCCTCGGGAGAAGCTGCAGGCATGGGAGGGGGCGTGGCAGGAAGGCTCGACCGGCGGTGCCCGGGGCGGGGTCAGGCCGTGCCTGGGCGGGGCCgggggggaggggcagtgcaTAAGGCCGGGATGCAGGGCAGGGCCCGGCGGTGAGTGGGCGGGCGAAGGGCGGGTTCTCCGTCCTGGGGCGCGGGGCGATGGCGGGGCAGGCCGCACCCCTCAAAGGCCGACAGGAGCGCCAGAAGGCCCAGGAACCCTTTGGGAAGGCGCCGCCCCAAGATGTGGAGCCTGGGAGATACCACCGCACGGAATGGGGGTGATTAAGGCCTGGGCGGTACCACTAGAGAAGGGCGGGGCGAGGGAGGCTCGGTAGTACCGTGGACTGAGGGGAGGGGCGCGGCCAATAACTTATTTCTCTATATACAGAAGCAACGGCCGTGGGGAGGGCAGGGTGCTGAAGGGACGGCAGGTGCTTAGTGTTCTTGGCTCCGGGGTCTGGGGAGGGCAGGCCACCGAGTCTCTACCTTAGAGACCCAGCCAGCCCCTCTCGCGGCCCTGAACCTAGGGAAGAGGGGGCCCTGCtggaaggaataaataaagggTAGAGCTGGAGCGGACGGGCCCAGCCTCCAGGGCTCAGGCTGAGATGACAAGGGAGGAGGTTACCCTGAGATTGAACAGAAAAGACTGGGGGGCAAGCAGCAGGCCCATGCgcagggctgggggtgagggcagTGCCGGTGGAGGCTCTGGTGAACCGCTGCCCCTTCAGGATTAGCCCACCAGGGAGCTTCTCCGGGAGAGGTCCATGGAGCTGGAGCTGAGGGTGCGGCTGTCAGAGAGGCCTGTGCCTCCAGGCTGTGGGTGGAAGGGGCAAGTGGCTCCGCCTTGGGCTCCTCTGTCTTTGCGTCCCTGGCCCGAAGGGGCCTGACCAGCCAGAGTCAGGCCAGAGTCGCTGAGCCGGGCCCACGGCCATGGCCAAGTGCTCTGAGACTCCCGCCCACCTCCACAGTTCCCGTGTGGGTACTGGCCGCTGGCATTTCCACCCCAGGCAGGGGCCTAGGTTTCTCTTATTTGCCTCCCCAGTGTCCAGCCCAAAGCCAGGCCTGGGATGGAGACAGGAAATGTTGCTGGATGAATAGACATGCTTGAGGAGAGAGGCTGGGTGCGTACCCAGGACATGCAGGCCTTGGGCCcaagggcctgggcctcagctgccCAGCGCCCAGACACCCCCCGCCCATACCTGGACTGGCTCTTCCACACTCTTGTTGAGGAAGTTCAAGGAACTGGCTCGCTTCATCCTGAGGGGAGAGGACAGCGGGATTTGTGGATTTGTCCGTGGTGGACCTGGGGGAGCCTGGGGGAAggttggggctggggagggaggctgtGGGAGGGAGCAGGTGTGGTGGGTGGTGGTACTTGAGAGATGAGGGACTTCACTCTGGGTGGGGAGCTCATCTGGAGTGGTTGGGCTGTTGGGTGCGGGGCTCCTCGGGGGCAGGGGCTCACCTGGGGTTAGGGGACTCCTGGGGGCTACCACCCTGCAGCTTCTTCACCAGCATCTCACTGCTACGCCTCAGGGCATCTCGGAGCTTCCCAAAGGAGCCGCTGCGCCGCAGGGAGCCGCTGCCGTCCTGTGGGGTGGATGGGTTTGTCTCTCTGGTGCACTGGCTGCCCGGGACTCGTGGCCCACCCTCGCCCCTGGACTCACCCCGTTCCACTCGGCAGCAGGCCCTGCCTCCTCAAGGTCAGACTCAGACCGAGCCCCAGCACCCCCGGCCACGTCTCGGCTGCCACGGCGCTCTCCCCGCCCTCCACTGCTGTCTTTCAGCAGTTCCACCACCTTGGTCTGGCTCGCAGGGTCCAGgccctgagggaggggcagggagcatcAGGTGGAGCAACATGCCCTGACTGCAGCACACATGGGGCAACGCgggtccctgcccccacccctcgtGCCTGCTGCCCCACCTGCTTGCGGCTGCGGCTGGCGCAGTCCTCCAGCGTGTGCGCAGCTTCTAGCTTGCCCTGGCGCCGGTACAGGGCCCCCAAGCTGCGCAGGGTGGTGTTGACTGTGGGGCTGTGAATGGGACATGGGGTAGTCTCAAACTCCGTGTTCCCCAGGACCCAGGGCCCATCTTGGCATCCGGCCCACACTGGGTCCTGGGGACCCATCCGGCCAATCAGAATCCTGCCCCTCCTGTGTGACAAGCCCTATGCTAGGCCCGCCCAGACTCTCCTATCTTGGGGAAATCACCCCAGGGCTGGGGACCTGGCTCCAGGGCCCTGAGTGGGGTGTTGCCACCAGGACTAAAAGCTGGGAGACCCAGGAGCAAGATAATCAGGCTCTCCAGGTGCAAAAAGCCTTCTAGGGACAGGTGGCCTGTGACCTGGGCCTTGAAAAGTGAGCTGACAGAAAAGGGGAGTGTGTTCTGGGGGTGAGCAGTACGGCGTGTGGAACCCAGCTGCAGCCCCCAGCTGGGATGCTGGGTCCTGCTACCTGCTCCACTGCCAGCCCTGGCCCGCTGTCCTCACCTGTCAACTTTACAGGCCTTGTACCAGCTGCCATATTCCCCATAGGGCGTGCTGTCCCGGCGCTTATCCTGGGGAAAGGAATGGtcaggggaggtgggaggaaagGTCTTCCCCTTGTACCCCCCAGCCTCACCCTCCCTCCCcaaacccccaccccagccctgcccccagagGCACCTTGCTCTCCTCCCGTTCCTCTGCGTGCATCCAGATGGGCTTGTTGTCCCCTGGGGGGAGAAACGGGCTGTCACCAGCCTCCCATGTAGGCCTCTCCTGATTGGGCTGGACATAGGActggggtctggggtgggggttAGGGGTACCCAGGAAGGACCAGGGTTGggctttgttgaatgaatgaatgaacaagaaaCAGACCCAAAACATTACTGACCCTCCTCTGGAACACGGAGATGACCGTGGCACAGGCCTTTGCTTGAGGGGGCTGCGAGCAGCAGACCCTTACACACCTCAGGCCCACAGCCCGAGACATGTGCTAGGCCCGAATGACGGGCCAGGCTGAGGGATCCCAGAGCAGGAAATGACTGGCCACCGGGGGCCAAAAGGTGGCTTCCCAGAGTGGGAGACATCTGGGCTGGGCCCTCggggtgagcaggagcaggagttGCCCAGTAGAGAAAGAGGACAGACTCTGGGCCAAGGGCATGGGCAGGGCCCAGAAGGCCGTGTGAGTTTGGCGTGTGCACCTGAGTGGCTGGGGACCCGCCAGCCCCCAGGCATGAGGGCCTGTGCTGGGTGAGCTGGGGGCACACGGCAGCCATGGACTCACCATTGACAGAGCCAAACTCCTTCTCGTGAGCGCGGGTGAGGATCTCCTTGTACAGCGTCTCTGCATCCTGGTACTTGCCCTGCTTCAGGTAGCAGGAGGCCTGGAGGGGCAGGGCCAAAGGGTGAGCAGGATGCAGGGAGCTGAgccttttcccttcctccctcctccagcctcctctctccccctactCCCTCCAGCCTGTCCCGGCCCAGGGCACCAGGTTGTTCTTGGTCTTGGCCACGTTGGGGTCATCAGGTCCGAGGCGTGTGGCATAGATCTCCAGTGCCCGCCGGTAATAGTATTCCACCTCCTCAGCTTTGCCCTGGTTCTGGCACAGCAGGGCCAGGTTGCTCAGCTGCTTAGCCACGTCCGGATGAAACTTGCCCAGGACCTGGGACGGGAGTGGGAGCCAGTGGCTGGGCTGAGGGCCGGCCTAGGCCCCCCGCCTGCCTGGcccacccagccctgcctgcTCCCACCTTCTCCCGGATCTCCAGCGCCCGCTTGCACAGCGGCTCTGCCTCCTTGTACTTGCCCCGCTTGCCGTACAGAACCGCCAGGTTGTTTAGTGTTGCGGCCAcctggggggtgggagaagggaggctcCATGACCCACGGCCCAGCTGGGCAGGGGATCTGGGACCTGAGAGCTGCAGGGCGCAGGGgcagcccccacctcccacccacccTCACTCACAGCTGGGTGGTCCTTGCCCAGCGTCTTCTCACGGATGGCCAGAGCATCATTGAGCAGATGGGCAGCCTCCTTGTACTTGTTCTGGTCcctgggggcaggcaggagcACAGTGAAAGTTGTCATCCAGCCCAAGGCCCTCCCCCTAATGGCCCAAGATCCCTGTGGTCACTTCTGTATTTACTGACCAGTAGGCATGGTGGCGTGTGACCCAGAGCATGGGGAGATGTGGTCGGCCTCTGACCCCCAGGAGCTCGGGGGGCTTTGGGAAGTTCACTCTCAACTCACCAGGGCCATGTGGTGCTTTGGGACCAGCCAGACTCCCCCAGGACACACCTCCGCTGCCTCCTGCCCAGTGCACCTTGTTCTCTATCCCCTagggcctttgctcatgctgcttTCTGCCAGAGAAACCTTCTTCAACTCTCATGGTCTGGGCAAACTCATCTTTCCCCAAAGACCCTACTCGAGCCTTGGTGCCTGGAGAAGCTGTGCCAGCTCCCCGGGACCCCTGGATCCTCATGTGCTGCCCTCTCCCTGGTTGTGTCCAAGCCTTTCTTCTCCACTAGACTGAGGCTTATTCACGTCTGCGGCCCAGGCACCCGGTGAGCTCAGCCCCCTCTGGGTACaagttccttctctctctgtccccgagTCCTGGCCCACAGCAGGCACAGGGGGTTTGTGACCCAGGGCTGGAGCCTTCTACAAAAGTGCAGGCGCTCCCATGGATGCTGTGGCCAGAGGAGCTCTCACCGATAGACCAGCGCCAGGATGTTCAGCATGGTGGCTACATCAGGGTGGTCGTGGCCCGATGTCTTCTCTAGGTCCTCAAGTGCCTGCTTGCAGAGTGGCACGGCCACCTCATAGCGGCCCTGGGAGGCGTACTGGATCACCAGGTTGTGCAGGGTGCGGAGCCGGGCTGGGATTTCATAGCCCCCATGCTGGGCAGCCACATCCCCTCCTCCAGGGCTGGGGGCTGCAAGGCCAAGGGCAGGAGGTCAGATGTACCAACTGGCCCCTGGGTTGGGCTGGGACATGCCAGCAGCGCCTTTAGCCCACCTGACATATGGCTCTGGACGAGTGGGCCTGGTCATCCCCAAGAAAGAATCAGTAGAGTCCCAGCTCCAGTACTTCAAAGCTGTGTATCTAGAGCAAGCCACCCAACCTCCAAGCCTCAGCCTCCCATCTGAAGAAGGGAGCCTCTGACATGCGCTCCACACCATCACCAGAGTGAGCACTGGCCCAGGCCTGAGCACTGCGCATGCGTCCTCAGAGGCAAAAGAAACTACCAGGGGGCACAGAGCAACTAGCGGCAgagtgggacttgaacccaggccagCTGCTCTAGAGCTCTGAACTGTGATGCTTGCTCCTCATAGAGCTTGTGGGGAGAGAAGCCACGTGTGAAACCTGCCCTTTACGCTCGAACATGCTGGGATGTGATGATCAGAAATGAGTCAGGAAAGAACATGGCACCCACGTGGTCCCCATTTCCGGTGATCTCTGGGTCCCAAGGACCAGTTCACAccgccctcccttcccccatccccgGAACCAGCTGCCCTCCGCACCTGGGCCCTGCTCCTCCTCGTTGGGGAACAAGTCATCCAGAGTGTCTTTGGGGACGTCCCCCTTCTCCTCCTAGAGAGGAAGACAGGATGAGCGTCAGGGAAGGAGGCACGAGGTAGCCCAGGTGTCAGTGGCTGGGTAGAGCAGAGTCTACTCCACgctgccccctccctgctcccaggcCCCCCTGCCCAGTGGCCTCGCGGTGGCCGTGGTAGGGGCTCACGTGGGGGGAGGTGTCCTCATCCAACTTGCGCATCTGGCTCATGAACAGCAAGTGTTGCTTCTCCTCCTCGAGCTGGGCCACAGCCTGCTCGCTGCGCTGCAGCTTCTGCTGCGTCCCAGCCAGCTCCTCTCGCAGCCACTGGTTCTCCTGCACCAGGCGCCGCACCTGAGCCCGCAGCTTCTGCTTCTCTGACTCTACGGCCCCCAGGTGGCTCGACAGTGCCAGGATCACCTGCGGCAGCCAGCCGGGATGAGGGTCAGAGCCCTATCCACCCcgcagcctggccctgcctgtgAGGAACTGCAGGGCTGAGGGCCACAAAGTTCTCCTGTCATCAAGGGAgttttccccaaggccccagagACCACAGTCCAAGACCCAAACCCAGGAGGCTTGGGGATCCCCAACTCCTTCCTTCTGGGGTCAGGAGCCCTGGGCTCCCAGGCCGCTCTGCTGGACTCTGAGAAAGTCCTTcccctttcctgggcctccagctggtCCTCAGCCTTGATGGTCCAGTTCCCACCTTGGTGGGTTGCTCATGAAGAGGGCTAGTTGGGGTGCTGCGCTTTCCCCGAGCTAGCCACTCccgtccctgtctctcctggagcCTGTACTCAAGCCTCTGCAGCCACAGCCGCTATACCACTGCGCCCGCCCCAGGGCTAGCACTTTCCCAAAGAACCCGAGAGATGGCTGCAAGGCCACCAAAAGACCCCATCCTGACTCCTGCCAAGGGTCCAGGGCAGCCCCTGCTCTTCTGCAGCTCCTGGGGATGGAAGGGGTGCATGTCGTAAACCCCCAGATGGTCTGGGGAACCACAGGGGCAGGTAAGGGGACCCAGAGGCCTCAGCCCCACCCCTCTCATCAACCTCTATGACTCCTTTCCTGAGCTTCCAGGCTCTTCCTGCCTTGgggcctttctccttccttcatgGTCAGGGTCATTTCTGCAGTGAGGCCTCTTCCCTCTTATGCCCTCTGCCCCAGGAAAGGAGGGCACGTTCCCCTGCCTCCACACCATCCTGTTGCCCATCTGTGCTAGTGCCTGCGCACACCGGGAGGGGGCTGCACCTGGCAGCCAACTGGCCGAGGAGTGAATGACCAACGCATTGCCCTTGCAGAGGGCCAGGCAGTCTGGGACCCTGCGCTCTCTAGTTGATTAGCAAATGCCTAAGTGACAGGTGTTTTCACAACcactagctttaaaaaaaaattccctaacAGCCTGGAAGTATATACAGCAGATGGCATGATCCCtattttaaagacaaggaaaCCAAGATGATACCACCTGCCCAGGATTCACAGAGCCAGGTGGTGTCTCAGCCAAGATCTGAGGAGGCCAAGACTCTTTCCCCCAGAGCCCAACTCCTTGtgccctctcctgcctcctggaTATTTCCATCTGCATATCGTCCCGGCAGCCTCGACTTGAGAGGGCCAAAGAGAACTGCTGACCATCCAGGCTCTCTCATCCCCTTAACCTGCTGTAACCACAAACCTGGGAGTCaccctgccctcctctctctccttcgcTCCATCCCCAGGTCTTGCTGGACCTACCTCCAGAACATCTAGAACTGGTCCCCCTCTCTCCACGCTCATGGCCACCCCTTAGTCCCAGCCACCATTTCTCATTTGAATTCCAGCAGTGGCTTCCTAACTACCTGCTCCCTGTTTCCACCCTTGACCCACTATGGTTCATTCTCCACACCTCAGCCAGAAGGAGCTTTTAAAACCTAAGTCAGATAGTGTCCCTTGACTGTTTAAAGCTCTCCAAAGGCTTCCCGATTTCctgagaataaaatccaaataagGTGCATAAGGTGCagcatgatctggcccctgcctcctCCACAGGCCtcttctgtccctctctctttccccatgAAGCTCCAGTCAGGCAGGTCTTCTCTCAAGTCTCCCACCACAACATCTTtcctacctcaggacctttgcgcATGCAACTTCTCGCCCTCCTCCCATTTCTagttcattccttccttcaggtcttggtttaaatgtcatttcctcaGAAGTCTTGCCTGACCAATAGATAAGACCTCTTGCTACAAGCTATCACAgaccttgttcttttctttggagAACTTATCACAGTGTGTAACAAATGTATGTGTGTTTCTGACTCTTGTCCTACTGGACtagggcagggaccttgtctgtcttgttggACCTGtatccctggcacatagtaggcacttgatAACTTACCtgtcaacaaatgaataaaaaaaaattaacttgggGGAAGGGGTGATTCCCTCAGGATTTCCTTTCTGATCTCCCATGCCATTCAGTCTCTGCTACCTAGCAGACAAGCCAGGAACAGGGTTCTGTGTGCCGCCTAAATGATGATGAGGCTCTCCTGGGGTGAAGCATGGCTggggtctccaaagcccattcatttcttcaacagatatttactgggGTCCTACCACGGGGCTCCAGGGGCCAGATGGTTGCCTGCTCAGATTCTGTTCCTATATTGCCAGGATCCCTCTGGAAGGCTCTATCCCTCCCATGACCTCCCACCTCAGCACCCCAGACCAGCCTACCtgggcctcccccagccccagctcgATGGCCTCCAGGGAGCGGC encodes the following:
- the KLC2 gene encoding kinesin light chain 2 isoform X1, whose translation is MATMVLPREEKLSQDEIVLGTKAVIQGLETLRGEHRALLAPLVAHEAGEAEPGSQERCVLLRRSLEAIELGLGEAQVILALSSHLGAVESEKQKLRAQVRRLVQENQWLREELAGTQQKLQRSEQAVAQLEEEKQHLLFMSQMRKLDEDTSPHEEKGDVPKDTLDDLFPNEEEQGPGPLVQSHMSAPSPGGGDVAAQHGGYEIPARLRTLHNLVIQYASQGRYEVAVPLCKQALEDLEKTSGHDHPDVATMLNILALVYRDQNKYKEAAHLLNDALAIREKTLGKDHPAVAATLNNLAVLYGKRGKYKEAEPLCKRALEIREKVLGKFHPDVAKQLSNLALLCQNQGKAEEVEYYYRRALEIYATRLGPDDPNVAKTKNNLASCYLKQGKYQDAETLYKEILTRAHEKEFGSVNGDNKPIWMHAEEREESKDKRRDSTPYGEYGSWYKACKVDSPTVNTTLRSLGALYRRQGKLEAAHTLEDCASRSRKQGLDPASQTKVVELLKDSSGGRGERRGSRDVAGGAGARSESDLEEAGPAAEWNGDGSGSLRRSGSFGKLRDALRRSSEMLVKKLQGGSPQESPNPRMKRASSLNFLNKSVEEPVQPGGTGLSDSRTLSSSSMDLSRRSSLVG
- the KLC2 gene encoding kinesin light chain 2 isoform X2, translated to MATMVLPREEKLSQDEIVLGTKAVIQGLETLRGEHRALLAPLVAHEAGEAEPGSQERCVLLRRSLEAIELGLGEAQVILALSSHLGAVESEKQKLRAQVRRLVQENQWLREELAGTQQKLQRSEQAVAQLEEEKQHLLFMSQMRKLDEDTSPHEEKGDVPKDTLDDLFPNEEEQGPAPSPGGGDVAAQHGGYEIPARLRTLHNLVIQYASQGRYEVAVPLCKQALEDLEKTSGHDHPDVATMLNILALVYRDQNKYKEAAHLLNDALAIREKTLGKDHPAVAATLNNLAVLYGKRGKYKEAEPLCKRALEIREKVLGKFHPDVAKQLSNLALLCQNQGKAEEVEYYYRRALEIYATRLGPDDPNVAKTKNNLASCYLKQGKYQDAETLYKEILTRAHEKEFGSVNGDNKPIWMHAEEREESKDKRRDSTPYGEYGSWYKACKVDSPTVNTTLRSLGALYRRQGKLEAAHTLEDCASRSRKQGLDPASQTKVVELLKDSSGGRGERRGSRDVAGGAGARSESDLEEAGPAAEWNGDGSGSLRRSGSFGKLRDALRRSSEMLVKKLQGGSPQESPNPRMKRASSLNFLNKSVEEPVQPGGTGLSDSRTLSSSSMDLSRRSSLVG